From the Erythrolamprus reginae isolate rEryReg1 chromosome Z, rEryReg1.hap1, whole genome shotgun sequence genome, one window contains:
- the LOC139153562 gene encoding SKI/DACH domain-containing protein 1-like isoform X1, producing MGNGKRLEEESFLLTPHWRPPYLPFILNMFLTCGMAPAAASAATSMDYNGDFQAGYQEIDGINLGYLQINGTKMFALTQVFSDLFKDIPRAAVSKKMESLKIQSRRCDLKELRTLKAIQSVPIRAVKCSLISKADLEALCTSCKALTPRKRKRKRKVKRRESEVLFDGPRLLPAYDEPDPHAFRASLGAGCAKREALLGLSFARSYEKAAPPSKSYSRNGRAHLLAGVLNAYPGDLQFLHSAVRAHGTGQPPREPEIGRPKRSTCGCLAKKGRSASIAGSKRQGTSAGYSSDSDSSGASSPASSSDSSEEEEEEEEEEEEDDEEDESSCSSEDGSSSGSESSSLCSGDSVQSTRYRQAALPRIPPQNASSQVFPSVAKALRPDPNLIFWARTLRASTLESCKPVPTTKSKELQQDRPETRPFRSLGPSERPQPKNVGVREASELNVQEGEEADFLSISEGVRTGEQDKTNKAGLHQTSEEGSGRGAHFDRLIRQSKLWCYAKGFNVDGKGLRRAEQAKECSPTSKAGLHSLANRPLKGSSDSERIARRSRVEQSKGRPPKIPRKTPKGGTPPCKRLLSTSPGPEEVRGLSWKTANKTKAQ from the exons ATGGGAAATGGGAAGAGGTTGGAAGAAGAGTCGTTTCTACTAACTCCCCACTGgcgacctccctacctcccttttattttaaacatgtttCTGACCTGCGGGATGGCTCCAGCTGCGGCTTCTGCTGCCACTTCCATGGATTACAATGGAGATTTCCAAGCTGGTTATCAGGAAATCGACGGCATCAATTTGGGTTACTTGCAGATTAACGGCACGAAGATGTTTGCTCTGACCCAGGTCTTCAGCGACCTTTTTAAGGACATTCCTCGGGCCGCCGTGAGTAAAAAAATGGAAAGCCTCAAGATCCAGAGTCGCCGGTGCGACCTGAAGGAGCTGCGCACTCTCAAAGCCATCCAGTCGGTGCCGATACGCGCCGTCAAGTGTTCGCTCATTTCCAAGGCAGACCTTGAGGCCCTCTGCACCTCCTGCAAGGCCTTAACCcccaggaagaggaaaaggaagaggaaagtcaAGAGGAGGGAATCCGAGGTCCTGTTCGATGGGCCCCGGTTACTCCCGGCCTATGACGAACCGGATCCCCACGCTTTTCGTGCCAGTTTGGGTGCCGGCTGCGCCAAGCGCGAAGCGCTCCTCGGACTTTCATTTGCTAGGAGCTACGAGAAAGCTGCGCCGCCTTCCAAAAGCTACAGCCGGAACGGTAGAGCGCACCTCCTGGCCGGCGTCCTCAACGCTTACCCCGGGGACTTGCAATTCCTACACTCGGCTGTCAGGGCGCACGGAACCGGCCAACCGCCTCGCGAGCCGGAGATCGGGCGCCCCAAGCGCTCCACTTGCGGCTGCCTGGCCAAGAAAGGTCGCTCAGCCTCTATCGCCGGCTCCAAGAGACAAGGTACGTCGGCTGGCTATTCCAGTGATTCGGATTCCAGCGGCGCCTCAAGCCCGGCAAGTTCCAGCGATtcttcggaggaggaggaggaggaagaagaggaggaagaggaagacgaTGAAGAGGATGAATCTTCCTGCAGTAGCGAAGACGGCAGCTCCTCCGGGTCAGAAAGTAGTTCTCTATGCAGTGGCGACTCGGTGCAAAGCACGCGATACAGGCAGGCCGCCCTTCCTCGCATCCCTCCCCAAAATGCATCTTCCCAAGTCTTCCCCAGCGTGGCCAAAGCGCTGCGCCCCGATCCGAACTTAATCTTTTGGGCCAGGACGTTGCGCGCCTCTACTTTGGAAAGTTGCAAGCCAGTTCCTACCACTAAGTCGAAGGAGCTTCAGCAGGACAGACCGGAGACTCGGCCTTTTCGCTCGCTCGGCCCTAGCGAAAGACCGCAGCCAAAGAACGTAGGCGTCAGGGAGGCGTCGGAGTTGAACGTCCAGGAGGGCGAAGAGGCCGACTTCCTGAGCATTTCAGAAGGTGTCCGAACCGGTGAGCAGGATAAAACTAATAAAGCCGGACTTCATCAGACCTCCGAGGAAGGGTCAGGCAGAGGGGCCCATTTCGACCGGCTTATCAGGCAGTCGAAACTGTGGTGCTACGCCAAAGGGTTCAATGTGGATGGGAAAGGCTTACGCAGAGCCGAGCAGGCCAAAGAGTGTTCTCCCACTTCCAAAGCGGGCCTCCATAGCCTAGCCAACAGACCGCTGAAAGGGAGCAGCGACTCGGAAAGGATTGCCAGGAGAAGTCGAGTCGAACAGAGCAAAGGGAGGCCCCCCAAGATCCCGAGGAAGACCCCAAAGGGGGGCACCCCGCCTTGCAAACGCTTGCTCAGCACCAGTCCCGGGCCT GAAGAAGTGAGAGGTTTGTCTTGGAAGACAGCTAACAAAACAAAAGCACAATGA
- the LOC139153562 gene encoding SKI/DACH domain-containing protein 1-like isoform X2 yields MGNGKRLEEESFLLTPHWRPPYLPFILNMFLTCGMAPAAASAATSMDYNGDFQAGYQEIDGINLGYLQINGTKMFALTQVFSDLFKDIPRAAVSKKMESLKIQSRRCDLKELRTLKAIQSVPIRAVKCSLISKADLEALCTSCKALTPRKRKRKRKVKRRESEVLFDGPRLLPAYDEPDPHAFRASLGAGCAKREALLGLSFARSYEKAAPPSKSYSRNGRAHLLAGVLNAYPGDLQFLHSAVRAHGTGQPPREPEIGRPKRSTCGCLAKKGRSASIAGSKRQGTSAGYSSDSDSSGASSPASSSDSSEEEEEEEEEEEEDDEEDESSCSSEDGSSSGSESSSLCSGDSVQSTRYRQAALPRIPPQNASSQVFPSVAKALRPDPNLIFWARTLRASTLESCKPVPTTKSKELQQDRPETRPFRSLGPSERPQPKNVGVREASELNVQEGEEADFLSISEGVRTGRSERFVLEDS; encoded by the exons ATGGGAAATGGGAAGAGGTTGGAAGAAGAGTCGTTTCTACTAACTCCCCACTGgcgacctccctacctcccttttattttaaacatgtttCTGACCTGCGGGATGGCTCCAGCTGCGGCTTCTGCTGCCACTTCCATGGATTACAATGGAGATTTCCAAGCTGGTTATCAGGAAATCGACGGCATCAATTTGGGTTACTTGCAGATTAACGGCACGAAGATGTTTGCTCTGACCCAGGTCTTCAGCGACCTTTTTAAGGACATTCCTCGGGCCGCCGTGAGTAAAAAAATGGAAAGCCTCAAGATCCAGAGTCGCCGGTGCGACCTGAAGGAGCTGCGCACTCTCAAAGCCATCCAGTCGGTGCCGATACGCGCCGTCAAGTGTTCGCTCATTTCCAAGGCAGACCTTGAGGCCCTCTGCACCTCCTGCAAGGCCTTAACCcccaggaagaggaaaaggaagaggaaagtcaAGAGGAGGGAATCCGAGGTCCTGTTCGATGGGCCCCGGTTACTCCCGGCCTATGACGAACCGGATCCCCACGCTTTTCGTGCCAGTTTGGGTGCCGGCTGCGCCAAGCGCGAAGCGCTCCTCGGACTTTCATTTGCTAGGAGCTACGAGAAAGCTGCGCCGCCTTCCAAAAGCTACAGCCGGAACGGTAGAGCGCACCTCCTGGCCGGCGTCCTCAACGCTTACCCCGGGGACTTGCAATTCCTACACTCGGCTGTCAGGGCGCACGGAACCGGCCAACCGCCTCGCGAGCCGGAGATCGGGCGCCCCAAGCGCTCCACTTGCGGCTGCCTGGCCAAGAAAGGTCGCTCAGCCTCTATCGCCGGCTCCAAGAGACAAGGTACGTCGGCTGGCTATTCCAGTGATTCGGATTCCAGCGGCGCCTCAAGCCCGGCAAGTTCCAGCGATtcttcggaggaggaggaggaggaagaagaggaggaagaggaagacgaTGAAGAGGATGAATCTTCCTGCAGTAGCGAAGACGGCAGCTCCTCCGGGTCAGAAAGTAGTTCTCTATGCAGTGGCGACTCGGTGCAAAGCACGCGATACAGGCAGGCCGCCCTTCCTCGCATCCCTCCCCAAAATGCATCTTCCCAAGTCTTCCCCAGCGTGGCCAAAGCGCTGCGCCCCGATCCGAACTTAATCTTTTGGGCCAGGACGTTGCGCGCCTCTACTTTGGAAAGTTGCAAGCCAGTTCCTACCACTAAGTCGAAGGAGCTTCAGCAGGACAGACCGGAGACTCGGCCTTTTCGCTCGCTCGGCCCTAGCGAAAGACCGCAGCCAAAGAACGTAGGCGTCAGGGAGGCGTCGGAGTTGAACGTCCAGGAGGGCGAAGAGGCCGACTTCCTGAGCATTTCAGAAGGTGTCCGAACCG GAAGAAGTGAGAGGTTTGTCTTGGAAGACAGCTAA